Proteins co-encoded in one Opitutus terrae PB90-1 genomic window:
- a CDS encoding YgaP family membrane protein, whose protein sequence is MIPQPHFEIDRVRRHTTPNSLRAIDETTRDNIRHFGRQPRAVVDARISELERTWDIERVLETNASLLALTGAVLGVTTNKKWFWLTAGVLGFLTQHALVGWCPPIPVFRRLGVRTQNELDQERYALKAVRGDFADVSRRLDPAQPGQSTPI, encoded by the coding sequence ATGATTCCTCAACCTCATTTCGAAATCGATCGGGTGCGTCGCCATACCACGCCCAACTCGCTTCGCGCGATCGATGAAACCACCCGCGACAACATCCGCCACTTTGGCCGACAGCCGCGCGCGGTCGTCGACGCGCGGATCTCGGAACTCGAGCGCACGTGGGACATCGAACGCGTGCTGGAGACCAATGCCTCGTTGCTGGCACTCACCGGCGCGGTGCTGGGCGTGACCACGAACAAGAAATGGTTCTGGCTCACCGCTGGCGTCCTTGGGTTTCTCACCCAGCACGCCCTGGTGGGCTGGTGCCCGCCGATCCCGGTGTTTCGCCGACTCGGGGTTCGGACGCAGAACGAACTCGATCAAGAGCGTTACGCGCTCAAGGCCGTGCGCGGCGATTTCGCCGACGTTTCCCGCCGGCTCGACCCGGCGCAGCCCGGCCAATCCACCCCGATCTGA
- a CDS encoding DUF1328 family protein: MLKWAIIAAVIAVIAGAFGFGLIASAAASIAKVLFFIFLAVFLVLLISGIVVGRKVKAGLTRHDHH; the protein is encoded by the coding sequence ATGTTGAAATGGGCCATCATCGCCGCGGTGATCGCGGTCATTGCCGGAGCGTTCGGATTCGGATTGATCGCGAGCGCGGCCGCCAGCATTGCCAAGGTTTTGTTCTTCATCTTCCTCGCCGTTTTTCTGGTCCTGTTGATCTCGGGAATCGTGGTCGGCCGGAAGGTGAAAGCCGGGCTCACCCGCCACGATCACCACTGA
- a CDS encoding FG-GAP repeat domain-containing protein, with translation MRLPSPALFASVLFGLAIAGFFGVVLTQWRATNRLAATPPPERKISPPPAIAYTPTEIGAPVGTTGRPWVTNLRLVDLDQDGLLDVIYCEGQANTVRWIRQSPRGQFTEKIIGENTPGPASVWASDVNGSGRLDVLVGCMGQIMPNNDRIGSVIVLENLDNQNFRRHVLVEGIARVSDVRGANLAGHTDGRLDLAVGQFGYDQGETRWMENKGDWQFESHVVNSQSGCVHTPVADYDGDGRMDFAALISQEWEEVHLFLNRGEGRFEESIVWGSTNEDYGSSGLEAIDLNQDGKPDLLYTNGDGFDYSVRGPRPWHGLQWLENLGGGRFAFHRVGDMPGAYGPAAADLNGDRHLDLVTVSGFNDWADPDAISLVVWLNDGRMNFTPVVIAKTPNQLITSAAGDLDGNGVPVIVTGGFHAFPPYENMSNITLWRKR, from the coding sequence ATGCGTCTCCCCAGCCCCGCCCTGTTCGCCTCCGTGCTCTTCGGTCTCGCGATCGCCGGGTTCTTCGGCGTGGTGCTGACGCAATGGCGCGCCACCAACCGCCTCGCCGCCACACCGCCGCCGGAGCGGAAGATCAGCCCGCCACCCGCGATCGCCTACACGCCGACCGAAATCGGCGCGCCGGTGGGTACCACCGGCCGACCTTGGGTGACGAACCTGCGGCTGGTCGATCTCGATCAGGACGGGCTGCTCGACGTAATCTACTGCGAGGGCCAGGCGAACACCGTGCGCTGGATCCGTCAGTCTCCGCGCGGGCAGTTCACGGAAAAGATCATCGGGGAGAACACGCCCGGACCCGCGAGTGTCTGGGCTTCTGACGTGAACGGCTCGGGTCGGCTCGACGTGCTCGTCGGATGCATGGGGCAGATCATGCCGAACAATGACCGGATCGGCTCCGTGATCGTGCTGGAGAACCTCGACAACCAGAACTTCCGCCGGCACGTGCTCGTCGAAGGCATCGCCCGCGTCAGCGACGTCCGCGGCGCCAATCTCGCCGGTCACACCGACGGCCGGCTCGATCTCGCCGTCGGGCAGTTCGGCTACGACCAGGGCGAAACGCGCTGGATGGAGAACAAAGGCGACTGGCAGTTCGAGAGCCACGTCGTCAACAGCCAGTCGGGCTGCGTGCACACGCCGGTGGCGGACTATGACGGCGACGGACGGATGGATTTCGCCGCGCTGATTTCACAGGAATGGGAAGAGGTTCACCTCTTCCTGAATCGCGGCGAGGGTCGCTTCGAAGAGTCGATCGTCTGGGGCTCGACCAACGAAGACTACGGCAGCAGCGGACTCGAGGCGATTGATCTGAACCAGGACGGCAAACCGGACCTGCTCTACACGAACGGCGACGGGTTCGACTACTCCGTGCGCGGCCCGCGGCCCTGGCACGGGCTGCAATGGCTCGAGAATCTCGGCGGCGGGCGGTTCGCGTTTCACCGCGTCGGCGACATGCCCGGCGCCTACGGACCGGCTGCCGCCGATCTGAACGGCGACCGACATCTTGATCTCGTCACCGTGAGCGGGTTCAACGATTGGGCGGATCCTGACGCGATCTCGCTCGTGGTCTGGCTCAACGACGGGCGCATGAATTTCACCCCGGTGGTGATCGCCAAAACGCCCAACCAGCTGATCACGTCCGCCGCCGGCGACCTCGACGGCAACGGCGTGCCGGTGATCGTGACCGGCGGTTTTCATGCGTTCCCGCCCTACGAGAACATGAGTAACATCACGCTGTGGCGAAAGCGATGA
- a CDS encoding tetratricopeptide repeat protein produces MSAALEQTAAPAPRGGWLRWWPVMAAAVLIGLGAWGTAHWLEYRALARIQQSLPPLPALGQRPAVLGERLAQARAAALAGDRVIEHAAELGRLFHANGFHREAQVCWEALRSAQPRVARWSYYLADLRRTAGDQAGYVALLEETVARAPDYSPAWLQLAGVRFKSGEIDAAASAYQRRLALLPGDSYARLGLARVALHHQRTAEARDLIEQIVREDPKFPTSHNLYAEMLAADGNRDGARQQRWLARQAGRFREADDPWLTELNAWCFDPDRLFMLGTIDFQTERHQEARAFYEKAVQLAPEDAEAHALLGDLYLKQGDPARARDALEHSLRMPRPGKPPAMLFVNLSQAYRELHDSAQALAIVERGLREASVSFDLHNAHGIALADLGRHEEAIAAYRRGLATQRGNAEINFNLAISLLVLGRGDEAHAHLKQSLTLQPTFPKALALLGRMEMSAGLWREAEQYLRPLYEAFPEAPDSHQLLAEWELRAGSAASEQNDAAAAEGHFRAGLALAPEQPDLNLQLGVLLVTLGRAADAVPPFETYRRVRPEDPSGALFLGQTYAQLGRIPDARRVLAEGEQLATRAGNATTAQHCREILSQL; encoded by the coding sequence ATGAGCGCCGCGTTGGAACAAACCGCCGCGCCCGCGCCGCGTGGCGGCTGGCTGCGTTGGTGGCCGGTGATGGCGGCCGCGGTCCTGATCGGTCTCGGCGCCTGGGGCACCGCGCATTGGCTCGAGTACCGTGCGCTCGCCCGGATCCAGCAATCGCTCCCGCCGCTGCCTGCGCTCGGCCAACGGCCCGCCGTGCTGGGCGAACGTCTCGCCCAGGCGCGGGCGGCCGCGCTCGCCGGCGATCGCGTCATTGAGCATGCGGCCGAACTCGGCCGGCTGTTTCACGCCAACGGATTCCACCGCGAGGCGCAGGTCTGTTGGGAAGCGCTTCGCTCGGCTCAGCCGCGGGTCGCGCGCTGGAGCTACTACCTCGCCGACCTGCGCCGCACCGCCGGCGATCAGGCAGGTTATGTCGCGCTGCTCGAGGAAACCGTCGCCCGCGCGCCGGACTACAGCCCCGCCTGGCTGCAGCTCGCGGGCGTGCGGTTCAAGTCTGGCGAGATCGATGCAGCCGCCAGCGCCTATCAGCGCCGGCTCGCGTTGCTCCCGGGCGACTCCTATGCGCGGCTGGGACTCGCCCGCGTGGCGCTGCATCACCAGCGCACCGCGGAAGCGCGCGACCTGATCGAGCAGATCGTGCGCGAAGATCCAAAGTTTCCCACGAGTCACAATCTTTATGCCGAGATGCTGGCGGCCGACGGCAACCGCGACGGTGCGCGACAGCAGCGCTGGCTCGCGCGGCAGGCCGGACGTTTTCGAGAGGCCGACGATCCCTGGCTGACGGAGCTCAACGCGTGGTGCTTCGATCCCGACCGGCTGTTCATGCTCGGCACGATCGATTTTCAAACGGAGCGTCATCAGGAAGCGCGCGCGTTCTATGAGAAGGCCGTGCAGCTCGCGCCGGAGGATGCCGAAGCGCACGCGCTGCTGGGTGATCTCTATCTAAAACAGGGCGATCCGGCGCGGGCGCGAGACGCGCTCGAACACAGCCTGCGGATGCCGCGCCCCGGAAAACCGCCGGCGATGCTGTTCGTAAATCTCAGCCAGGCTTACCGCGAGTTGCACGACTCGGCCCAGGCGCTGGCGATCGTGGAGCGCGGCTTGCGCGAAGCGAGTGTGTCGTTCGATCTGCACAATGCGCACGGCATCGCGCTCGCCGATCTCGGACGGCACGAGGAGGCGATCGCCGCTTATCGACGCGGACTCGCAACGCAACGCGGCAACGCAGAGATCAATTTCAATCTCGCGATCTCGCTGCTGGTGCTCGGCCGTGGCGACGAGGCGCACGCTCACCTCAAGCAGTCATTGACACTGCAGCCCACGTTTCCCAAGGCGCTCGCGCTGCTCGGCCGGATGGAAATGAGCGCCGGGCTTTGGCGCGAGGCGGAGCAGTATCTCCGGCCGCTCTATGAAGCTTTTCCGGAAGCGCCCGACTCGCACCAGCTCCTCGCGGAATGGGAGCTGCGTGCCGGCTCCGCCGCGAGCGAGCAAAATGACGCGGCCGCGGCCGAAGGGCATTTTCGCGCGGGGCTCGCGCTCGCGCCCGAGCAGCCGGATCTGAATCTGCAGCTCGGCGTGCTGCTGGTGACGCTGGGGCGCGCAGCGGACGCGGTGCCTCCTTTCGAGACCTATCGCCGCGTGCGGCCCGAGGATCCGAGTGGTGCGTTGTTCCTCGGCCAGACGTATGCGCAGCTGGGCCGAATTCCGGACGCACGTCGCGTGCTGGCAGAAGGCGAACAACTCGCCACGCGCGCGGGCAACGCCACGACGGCGCAACACTGCCGCGAAATTCTGAGCCAGCTGTAG
- a CDS encoding tetratricopeptide repeat protein: protein MAALVLLCYWPVLHGALLWDDPAHVTRADLRSASGLWRIWAELGATQQYYPVLHSAFWLEHRLWGDATLGYHLLNVLLHATSCCLLALLLRCLWDANWRPAGGASGPRATVPAGTEWIVALIFAVHPVCTESVAWISEQKNTLSLCLYLLAAMAYVRFIEQRQWRAYALASGLFLLAIGTKTVTATLPAALLVVLWWKQGRLAWRRDVVPLLPWFGAGLVAGLFTAWVERKLIGAEGAAFELSLVERVLLAGRVVWFYVGKLVWPADLAFFYPRWNVSAAALGWLGYLGAALAVTVGLWLNRRRTPGLLAGWLLFGGSLFPALGFFNVYPFAFSYVADHFQYHAGVSFLATTIAALAVLSRRLAAWGPKAGALLAAGVILLFSLHTARESRLYVNDETLFNATLARTPDCWIAHQILGVTYGKMPGRSADAIRHYEAVIRLNPEHPDAYHGLGVEFAKQPGRRDEVIQLYRKSIELRPTFIEAHNNLGVELSMDPATFAEAVAHFETVLELRPGHPNAHVNLAQTLARMPGRRDDAIRHYETALQLRPDDVRAHNGLAYLLAQIPGRLPEAIAHGEAAVAASPRDPQAHYQLANALAVRPEGAAEAIRHYEIALELEPQLAPAHYGLANTLVHLPGRSAEAVTHYERALALDPGFLEAHINLANLLTSIEPRREEAIAHYEAALRLNPNLPWVHHNLALVLAQDPAQARAAMQHCEEALRLNPDYLDAMNSLGILYAQQGDTAQARAVWQRALQKDPAFAPARQNLQLLDQQTAR from the coding sequence GTGGCTGCGCTGGTCCTGCTGTGCTATTGGCCTGTACTGCACGGCGCGCTGCTGTGGGACGATCCCGCGCACGTGACGCGTGCCGACCTGCGCAGTGCGTCGGGTCTCTGGCGAATCTGGGCGGAGCTCGGTGCGACGCAGCAATACTATCCGGTCCTGCACAGCGCGTTCTGGCTGGAGCACCGGCTGTGGGGCGACGCCACGCTCGGCTATCACCTGCTCAACGTCCTGTTGCACGCCACCTCCTGCTGCCTGCTCGCACTGCTGCTGCGCTGCCTGTGGGACGCGAATTGGCGCCCGGCGGGGGGCGCGTCCGGGCCGCGCGCCACGGTGCCGGCCGGCACGGAGTGGATCGTCGCGCTGATTTTCGCGGTGCATCCGGTGTGCACCGAATCGGTGGCTTGGATTTCCGAGCAGAAGAACACGCTCTCGCTGTGCCTCTACCTGCTCGCGGCGATGGCGTACGTGCGATTCATCGAGCAGCGGCAGTGGCGCGCGTATGCACTGGCCTCGGGATTGTTCCTCCTCGCGATCGGCACGAAGACAGTCACCGCCACGCTCCCGGCCGCGCTGCTGGTGGTGCTGTGGTGGAAACAAGGCCGGCTCGCGTGGCGGCGCGACGTCGTGCCGCTGCTGCCGTGGTTCGGCGCCGGGCTGGTCGCCGGCTTGTTCACCGCGTGGGTCGAGCGAAAACTGATCGGCGCGGAAGGCGCGGCCTTCGAATTGTCGCTCGTCGAGCGTGTGCTGCTCGCGGGTCGGGTCGTGTGGTTTTACGTCGGCAAACTCGTGTGGCCGGCCGACCTCGCGTTCTTTTATCCGCGCTGGAACGTGTCGGCCGCGGCGCTCGGCTGGCTCGGCTATCTCGGCGCCGCGCTCGCCGTCACGGTCGGCCTGTGGCTGAATCGCCGCCGGACGCCGGGGCTGCTCGCGGGCTGGCTGTTGTTCGGCGGCTCGCTTTTTCCCGCGCTGGGTTTTTTCAACGTCTACCCGTTCGCGTTCTCCTACGTCGCGGACCATTTCCAGTATCACGCGGGCGTGAGCTTCCTTGCCACCACGATCGCGGCCCTCGCCGTGCTGTCGCGCCGGCTCGCCGCGTGGGGACCGAAGGCCGGCGCCCTCCTCGCCGCCGGCGTGATCCTGCTCTTCAGCCTGCACACGGCGCGCGAGAGCCGGCTGTATGTGAATGACGAGACGTTGTTCAACGCCACCCTCGCGCGCACGCCGGACTGCTGGATCGCGCATCAAATCCTCGGCGTGACCTACGGCAAAATGCCGGGCCGCTCGGCCGACGCCATCCGGCACTACGAAGCGGTGATTCGGCTAAACCCCGAGCATCCCGACGCCTACCACGGGCTCGGCGTGGAGTTCGCCAAGCAGCCGGGCCGCCGCGACGAGGTCATCCAGCTCTACCGGAAATCCATCGAGCTGCGACCGACCTTCATCGAGGCGCACAACAACCTTGGCGTGGAGCTGTCGATGGATCCCGCGACGTTCGCGGAAGCGGTGGCGCATTTCGAAACGGTGCTCGAGCTCAGGCCGGGGCATCCCAACGCGCACGTGAATCTCGCGCAGACGCTCGCGCGGATGCCCGGCCGGCGCGACGATGCGATCCGGCATTACGAAACGGCGCTGCAGCTCCGGCCCGACGATGTGCGCGCGCACAACGGGCTGGCCTATCTGCTGGCTCAGATCCCCGGCCGGCTGCCCGAGGCGATCGCGCATGGCGAAGCGGCGGTCGCCGCGAGCCCGCGCGATCCGCAGGCACACTACCAGCTCGCGAATGCTCTCGCGGTTCGACCTGAAGGCGCCGCCGAAGCCATCCGGCACTACGAGATCGCGCTGGAGTTGGAGCCGCAGCTGGCGCCGGCGCACTACGGATTGGCCAACACGCTCGTGCATTTACCCGGGCGCAGCGCCGAGGCGGTCACGCACTACGAACGCGCGCTCGCCCTGGATCCAGGTTTTCTCGAGGCGCACATCAACCTCGCCAACCTCCTCACCTCGATCGAACCCCGGCGCGAGGAAGCCATCGCTCACTACGAGGCGGCGCTGCGGCTCAACCCAAATCTGCCGTGGGTGCATCACAACCTCGCGCTCGTGCTCGCGCAGGATCCCGCGCAGGCGCGCGCAGCGATGCAGCACTGTGAAGAGGCGCTCCGGCTCAATCCCGACTATCTCGACGCGATGAACAGCCTCGGAATCCTGTACGCGCAACAAGGCGACACCGCACAGGCCCGCGCGGTCTGGCAGCGCGCGTTGCAGAAAGACCCGGCGTTCGCGCCCGCGCGGCAGAATCTGCAGTTGCTCGACCAGCAGACCGCCCGGTGA
- a CDS encoding TonB-dependent receptor plug domain-containing protein — MALLFLTSPSWAQQTTTPPPAAAEETAEDVIVLSPFEVSAEDESGYSAATTLAGNRLNTDLRDLGNAVSVITSQFLQDIGATNAETLLQYTTGTEVGTVYGNFAGLGDGSSINETSGSNPAGVSKFINPSSNTRVRGLTSADNTRDFYLTDIPWDGYNVDRVDMQRGANSILFGQGSPAGIINTASKQASFKNTNQVTARYGSFGSARGTIDINRVLIKGELAIRLNALYNDEKFKQEPAFSRDRRIYGAMRWEPAFLKKGGARTIVKANYEAGDVRSNRPRAVPPIDNISAWFYTGTYAGRDVRDQATTYNALNKQTFIPSQLQDDNTGLPNHGQMRPSWNFGPVSGQPNPYYQPWLGNFGQQFGGPMAFFDGTTNAAASYWVFEPTMNRGISSTGAIDRTVGGMPYQRPASIAPYDQFARQARLPFWEFGIYKQKSMTDASIFDFYNNLLDGPNKREWQNFRHYTLSLAQTFFDDRMGFDISYNKEDYNNGQLSIISDSRQAIYVDVNSVYANGTGDPGLTGAEPFSNGTPNPNVGRAFITDNGIGGNNSFRSEAENARLTGFATHDFTRGGNRSWVARALGQHTLTALVGKDKRKTDARAWQQYGTDDVYREFLALPNANTKFNDNAFVPNTVIYLGPSLSGRSSASGANLPRPQYMYTPVSGTVFTFDPTWKGTADPAAPWEYGYYPAANTQDGTRVDAHFSTQSENPANYVGWRNVPMKLYHSEEGYRDYLTNSARLTKSVVTSKVAVWQAKFWDNALVGTYGVRKDTAKSWGRAQDVNSPTSDRYGHLNLASDVYKLADQYDNRLDITSRSWSAVAHLTQFIGDRSPVRVTAFYSKSENFQPAANRVDVYGVAIGAPSGETTDQGVLLETRDGKYSLKINKYETKSINQSSTSLGGTWFIGASQSWSGNWVNIFEYDIRDGNTIQGRDPNPDPTNSRYNYGTAPGEDLAAAQAREARVIAAWRTWQRSVDPRFYSAWQMNLNDTSRDINATTPQGFAVTEDSISKGYEIEFSAVPTKNWRLTFNATKTEATRMNIGGTNLSAFISAYETALRTTPVGDLRIWWGGAGNETALYQWNNNIGSEYAQRKLQEGTNVPELREWRFNAVSNYDFDEGFLKGFNVGVGVRYESDIVIGYRPIASTVAGQANFDLANPYKGPTETNYDFWVGYTRKISRNIDWQIQLNVRNAFVGNELIPVTTQPDGSPAGYRIRPPQTWTLTNTFNF, encoded by the coding sequence TTGGCGCTACTGTTCCTGACGAGCCCCTCCTGGGCTCAACAAACCACGACGCCGCCACCCGCGGCCGCCGAGGAGACCGCCGAAGACGTGATCGTACTGTCACCCTTCGAAGTCTCCGCGGAGGACGAATCTGGCTACTCGGCCGCCACCACGCTCGCCGGTAATCGTTTGAATACCGACCTGCGCGACCTCGGCAACGCGGTCAGCGTCATCACCAGCCAGTTCCTCCAGGATATTGGCGCGACGAATGCTGAAACGTTGCTCCAATACACCACCGGCACCGAAGTCGGCACGGTCTACGGCAACTTCGCCGGCTTGGGCGACGGCTCCAGCATCAACGAGACCAGCGGCAGCAACCCTGCCGGCGTCAGCAAGTTCATCAACCCGAGCTCGAACACGCGCGTGCGTGGTCTGACCTCCGCGGACAATACCCGTGACTTCTACCTCACGGACATTCCGTGGGACGGCTACAATGTCGACCGCGTCGACATGCAGCGTGGCGCGAACAGCATTCTGTTCGGCCAAGGCAGCCCGGCCGGTATCATCAATACCGCGTCGAAGCAGGCCTCGTTCAAGAATACCAACCAGGTCACGGCCCGCTACGGCAGTTTCGGCAGCGCCCGCGGCACGATCGATATCAATCGCGTGCTGATCAAGGGTGAGCTGGCGATCCGGCTGAACGCGCTCTACAACGACGAGAAGTTCAAGCAGGAGCCCGCGTTCTCCCGCGACCGGCGCATCTACGGCGCCATGCGCTGGGAGCCCGCCTTCCTGAAGAAGGGTGGCGCGCGCACGATCGTGAAGGCTAACTACGAGGCTGGCGACGTGCGCAGCAATCGTCCGCGCGCGGTGCCGCCGATCGACAACATCTCGGCGTGGTTCTACACCGGCACCTACGCCGGCCGGGACGTTCGCGATCAGGCCACGACCTACAACGCCCTGAACAAGCAGACGTTCATCCCGTCGCAACTGCAGGACGACAACACCGGCCTGCCCAATCACGGCCAGATGCGTCCGTCCTGGAATTTCGGGCCGGTCAGTGGTCAGCCGAATCCGTACTATCAGCCCTGGCTCGGCAATTTCGGCCAGCAGTTCGGTGGACCGATGGCGTTCTTCGACGGCACCACGAATGCCGCCGCCAGCTACTGGGTCTTCGAGCCCACGATGAACCGCGGTATCAGCTCCACGGGCGCCATCGACCGCACGGTCGGCGGCATGCCGTATCAGCGCCCGGCGAGTATCGCCCCGTATGACCAGTTCGCCCGCCAGGCCCGCCTGCCGTTCTGGGAGTTCGGCATCTACAAGCAGAAATCGATGACCGATGCCTCGATCTTCGACTTCTACAACAACCTGCTCGACGGCCCGAACAAGCGCGAGTGGCAGAACTTCCGCCACTACACGCTCAGCCTCGCGCAGACGTTCTTCGATGACCGCATGGGCTTCGACATCTCCTACAATAAGGAAGACTACAACAACGGCCAGTTGAGCATCATCTCCGACTCCCGCCAGGCCATCTACGTCGACGTGAACAGCGTTTACGCCAATGGCACGGGCGATCCGGGGCTCACCGGCGCGGAGCCGTTCAGTAACGGCACGCCCAACCCGAACGTCGGCCGCGCATTCATCACCGACAACGGTATCGGCGGCAACAACTCGTTCCGCAGCGAGGCGGAGAACGCTCGCCTGACCGGTTTCGCGACGCATGACTTCACCCGCGGTGGCAACCGCTCGTGGGTCGCGCGCGCGCTCGGTCAGCACACCCTCACCGCCCTCGTCGGCAAGGATAAGCGGAAAACCGACGCCCGCGCGTGGCAGCAATACGGCACGGATGACGTCTACCGCGAGTTCCTCGCGCTGCCGAATGCGAACACCAAGTTCAACGACAATGCGTTTGTTCCGAACACGGTGATCTATCTCGGGCCGTCCCTGTCTGGCCGCTCGTCGGCTTCCGGCGCCAACCTGCCGCGCCCGCAGTATATGTACACGCCCGTCAGCGGCACCGTCTTCACGTTCGATCCGACGTGGAAGGGCACAGCCGATCCCGCGGCGCCGTGGGAATACGGCTACTACCCGGCCGCCAACACCCAAGACGGTACTCGCGTGGATGCGCACTTCTCGACGCAGTCCGAAAATCCGGCCAACTACGTTGGCTGGCGGAACGTCCCGATGAAGCTCTACCACTCGGAAGAGGGCTATCGCGATTATCTCACAAACTCCGCGCGTCTGACCAAGTCGGTCGTCACCTCAAAGGTCGCCGTCTGGCAGGCCAAGTTCTGGGACAATGCGCTCGTCGGCACCTATGGCGTCCGCAAGGACACCGCCAAGTCTTGGGGCCGCGCGCAGGACGTGAACAGCCCGACCAGTGACCGCTACGGCCACCTGAATCTGGCCTCCGATGTCTACAAGCTGGCCGATCAGTATGACAACCGGCTCGACATCACGTCACGCAGCTGGAGTGCGGTGGCCCACCTGACGCAGTTCATTGGTGACCGTTCGCCCGTCCGGGTGACCGCGTTCTACAGCAAGTCGGAAAACTTCCAGCCGGCCGCCAACCGCGTCGACGTTTACGGCGTCGCGATCGGCGCTCCGTCCGGCGAGACGACCGACCAGGGCGTGTTGCTCGAGACCCGCGACGGCAAGTATTCGCTGAAGATCAACAAATACGAGACGAAGTCGATCAACCAGAGCAGCACCTCGCTGGGCGGCACCTGGTTCATTGGTGCCTCGCAGTCGTGGTCCGGCAACTGGGTGAACATCTTCGAGTATGACATCCGGGACGGTAACACGATTCAGGGCCGCGATCCGAATCCGGATCCGACCAACTCGCGCTATAACTACGGCACGGCGCCCGGCGAAGATCTCGCTGCGGCCCAGGCTCGTGAAGCGCGCGTGATCGCCGCCTGGCGTACGTGGCAGCGCAGCGTTGACCCGCGCTTCTACTCGGCGTGGCAGATGAACCTGAATGATACCTCCCGCGACATCAACGCGACGACGCCGCAAGGCTTCGCCGTGACGGAGGACAGCATCTCGAAGGGCTACGAGATCGAGTTCAGCGCGGTGCCGACCAAGAACTGGCGCCTGACGTTCAACGCGACGAAGACCGAAGCCACCCGCATGAACATCGGTGGCACGAATCTCTCGGCCTTCATCTCGGCCTACGAGACCGCGCTCCGCACCACCCCGGTGGGCGACCTGCGCATCTGGTGGGGCGGCGCCGGCAACGAAACGGCGCTGTACCAGTGGAATAACAACATCGGTTCCGAGTATGCCCAGCGCAAGCTGCAGGAAGGCACGAACGTGCCGGAACTGCGTGAATGGCGCTTCAACGCCGTCAGCAACTACGACTTCGACGAAGGCTTCCTGAAGGGCTTCAACGTCGGCGTCGGCGTTCGCTACGAATCCGACATCGTCATTGGCTACCGCCCGATCGCCAGCACGGTGGCGGGCCAGGCCAACTTCGATCTGGCCAACCCCTACAAGGGACCGACCGAAACCAACTACGACTTCTGGGTCGGCTACACGCGCAAGATCTCGCGCAACATCGACTGGCAGATCCAGTTGAACGTGAGAAATGCGTTTGTGGGCAACGAATTGATACCGGTGACAACGCAACCGGACGGTTCGCCGGCGGGCTACCGCATAAGGCCGCCGCAGACTTGGACGCTCACGAATACGTTCAACTTCTGA